In Cryptomeria japonica chromosome 10, Sugi_1.0, whole genome shotgun sequence, a genomic segment contains:
- the LOC131031458 gene encoding uncharacterized protein LOC131031458, with the protein MDGKSTMQKIGKADEGDEESQEGNQEGPNSEGCTGGNGEFVIDLFMEISAEKALWDDFAVITRIIGPKLSRVEINKWVSENWGEDIVVKYIPKGFFVVVFAQESKRCRILNQENWFVNGNPIYLQPWTPNFDPTPLAVYDSLIWIRLYNLPIEYWDEVVLEKIGRSLGTLLETDKQIIEDNLYKFARLRIVAVQRIPS; encoded by the coding sequence atggaTGGGAAAAGCACTATGCAAAAAATAGGGAAGGcagatgaaggagatgaagaatcgCAGGAGGGAAACCAAGAAGGACCGAACTCAGAAGGATGTACAGGCGGCAATGGAGAATTTGTTATTGATCTGTTTATGGAAATCTCAGCAGAGAAAGCTCTGTGGGATGACTTTGCAGTTATTACAAGAATTATTGGTCCTAAATTGTCCCGAGTGGAAATCAATAAATGGGTTTCTGAAAATTGGGGTGAGGATATTGTGGTTAAATATATTCCAAAAGGATTTTTTGTGGTTGTCTTTGCCCAGGAATCTAAAAGGTGCCGGATTTTAAACCAAGAAAATTGGTTTGTTAATGGAAACCCAATTTATTTACAACCATGGACCCCAAATTTTGACCCTACTCCATTAGCGGTGTATGATAGTCTGATATGGATACGACTGTATAACCTTCCGATTGAATATTGGGATGAGGTAGTGTTAGAAAAAATTGGAAGATCTTTAGGAACTCTTTTGGAAACAGACAAGCAGATTATTGAAGACAACCTTTACAAATTCGCCAGATTGAGAATCGTTGCGGTCCAAAGAATACCATCATAG